One Mucilaginibacter ginkgonis genomic region harbors:
- a CDS encoding M1 family aminopeptidase → MKFAACLIISLLILKAAIAQVPVENGVSLKLATYRHKIISNIQYKLAFNIPAEKSVALTGTEVLTFNLTENSQPLQLDFKQSAENLTALTVNGKPSMINLTNEHLVIAKNALVKGANRVALSFTSGDASLNRNNEYLYCLFVPDHARSVFPCFDQPDLKARFLLTLTVPKYWQVLANGRQTDHRENSTSVTYHFANSDKLPTYLFSFTAGKYTYAKQNIGNRDAEFLYRETDPAKIRLSVDSVFIDHKNAINFLQNWTGRPFPFQKVGFVAIPDFQFGGMEHPGEVQYKASSLFLDEGATRDQFLSRATLISHETAHMWFGDMVTMQWFNDVWMKEVFANFMADKVSEKVLGTDEFNLRFLQDHYPAAYAVDRTAGANPIRQQLDNLQDAGSLYGNIIYHKAPIMMRQLELLMGKEHFRAGIREYLKKYAYGNATWDNLIGILSKYTRADLYKWNRVWVNQPGRPVFDSRITYSGNQITGFDITQTAEQKPERIWPQNFSVTLVYANTKRPIKLKMDKQLVSVSQAIGLEKPLYIIYNSDGYGYGLFPNDAGANAGLYNRTNTTERSSLYIGDYENMLAGRYFKPAELLELYKNGLTAETNESSLRLLTNYFGNIYWEFLTAQQRAAVSAGLEQALWNAMTIQTAANNKKILFKAYQDIYTSGDALKQIHNIWETQKAPEGVKLTEDDYTSLALSLALKGYNAHDILPVQIGRVKNDERKKRLEFMLPALSQDVRERDAFFASLADRKNRQKEAWVTAALSYLNHPLRQSISVKYLQKSLDMVEEIQQTGDLFFPQSWLASIFSSYQSEEAASIVKDFLASHPNYNPKLKAKIQQATDNLMRAQTLVR, encoded by the coding sequence GTGAAATTTGCTGCCTGTCTTATTATTTCATTATTGATCCTTAAAGCGGCCATTGCGCAGGTTCCTGTAGAAAATGGTGTATCATTAAAGCTGGCAACTTACCGGCATAAAATTATTAGCAACATTCAGTACAAGCTGGCATTTAACATTCCGGCGGAAAAATCTGTTGCTTTAACCGGGACAGAGGTGCTGACGTTCAACCTCACAGAAAACAGTCAGCCGCTGCAATTGGATTTTAAACAATCTGCAGAAAACTTGACGGCGTTGACGGTAAATGGCAAGCCATCGATGATAAATTTAACTAATGAACACCTCGTAATAGCTAAGAACGCCTTGGTAAAAGGTGCTAACAGGGTAGCGTTGTCGTTTACATCCGGCGATGCTTCGCTAAACCGAAATAATGAATATTTGTATTGCCTGTTTGTGCCAGATCATGCGCGATCCGTCTTCCCCTGTTTTGATCAGCCTGATCTGAAAGCCAGATTCCTGTTGACACTTACTGTCCCTAAATACTGGCAGGTTTTAGCCAACGGACGCCAAACAGACCACCGGGAAAACAGTACAAGCGTCACCTACCACTTCGCAAACTCCGACAAGTTACCCACCTATTTATTCTCTTTCACGGCCGGGAAATATACCTATGCGAAACAAAACATCGGCAACCGCGACGCGGAATTTTTGTATCGGGAAACCGATCCCGCGAAGATCAGGCTAAGCGTAGATTCGGTTTTTATAGACCACAAAAACGCGATTAACTTTTTACAGAATTGGACCGGTAGACCTTTCCCCTTTCAAAAAGTTGGCTTTGTTGCCATCCCCGATTTTCAATTTGGCGGCATGGAACATCCGGGCGAGGTGCAGTACAAAGCATCGAGCCTTTTCCTGGATGAGGGCGCCACACGCGACCAGTTTCTGAGCCGTGCCACGCTAATTTCACACGAAACAGCGCACATGTGGTTCGGTGACATGGTGACCATGCAATGGTTCAATGATGTGTGGATGAAAGAGGTGTTTGCCAACTTTATGGCCGACAAGGTAAGCGAGAAGGTTCTGGGCACAGATGAGTTTAACCTGCGCTTTTTGCAGGACCACTACCCTGCTGCCTACGCCGTAGACCGTACAGCGGGAGCAAATCCCATCCGCCAGCAGCTTGATAATCTGCAGGATGCCGGCTCGCTGTATGGTAACATTATCTACCACAAAGCACCCATTATGATGCGCCAGCTGGAACTGTTGATGGGCAAAGAGCACTTTCGCGCCGGCATACGGGAATATCTTAAAAAGTATGCTTACGGCAACGCCACCTGGGATAACCTGATCGGCATTTTGAGCAAATATACAAGGGCCGATCTTTACAAATGGAACAGAGTTTGGGTAAACCAGCCGGGCCGGCCTGTTTTTGATAGCCGCATTACTTACAGCGGGAACCAAATAACAGGTTTTGACATCACCCAAACCGCAGAACAAAAACCCGAACGCATTTGGCCGCAAAATTTTAGTGTCACCTTGGTTTATGCCAATACAAAACGCCCGATTAAGCTAAAGATGGATAAGCAACTGGTAAGCGTAAGCCAGGCCATTGGTTTAGAAAAGCCGTTGTACATTATCTATAATTCTGACGGGTATGGCTATGGACTATTTCCGAATGATGCCGGGGCAAATGCCGGTTTATATAACCGCACTAACACCACAGAAAGGTCATCGCTTTACATTGGTGATTATGAGAATATGCTGGCAGGCCGTTATTTTAAACCTGCCGAACTTTTAGAACTTTACAAGAATGGCCTTACTGCTGAAACAAACGAAAGCAGCCTGCGCTTGCTGACAAATTATTTCGGCAATATCTATTGGGAGTTTTTAACTGCGCAGCAGCGCGCTGCTGTTTCTGCCGGTCTGGAGCAAGCGTTATGGAACGCAATGACAATTCAAACAGCAGCAAACAATAAGAAAATATTGTTCAAAGCATATCAGGATATTTATACTTCGGGCGATGCGCTAAAACAGATACATAACATTTGGGAAACGCAAAAAGCGCCGGAAGGAGTTAAACTGACTGAAGATGACTACACCTCGCTGGCGCTTTCATTAGCGTTAAAGGGCTATAACGCCCACGACATCTTACCTGTACAGATCGGCCGGGTAAAGAACGATGAGCGCAAAAAACGTTTGGAATTTATGCTGCCTGCACTATCGCAGGATGTGCGCGAACGCGACGCATTCTTTGCAAGCCTTGCCGACCGGAAAAACCGCCAGAAGGAAGCTTGGGTTACAGCGGCTTTAAGTTACCTTAACCACCCGTTGCGGCAGTCAATTTCTGTGAAATATTTACAAAAGAGTTTGGATATGGTAGAAGAGATACAACAAACCGGCGACCTGTTTTTCCCGCAGTCGTGGCTGGCCTCCATTTTCAGCAGCTACCAAAGCGAAGAGGCCGCTAGTATCGTGAAGGACTTTTTAGCAAGCCACCCAAACTATAACCCAAAACTTAAAGCAAAAATTCAACAAGCAACAGATAACCTGATGCGCGCGCAGACTTTAGTAAGGTAA
- a CDS encoding RNA-binding S4 domain-containing protein, protein MIKFKLEGEFIPLIQLLKATNLVQTGGEAQIVVSEGEVKYNGEVDYRKRLKVRQGDRIEYNGQKIEVV, encoded by the coding sequence ATGATCAAGTTTAAACTGGAGGGCGAATTTATCCCGCTGATACAATTACTTAAAGCCACCAACCTGGTACAAACAGGCGGCGAGGCGCAGATAGTTGTATCAGAAGGCGAAGTAAAATATAACGGCGAAGTAGATTACCGCAAACGCCTGAAAGTAAGACAAGGCGACAGAATAGAATACAACGGGCAAAAGATAGAGGTGGTGTAA
- a CDS encoding bacteriocin fulvocin C-related protein gives MKSKIILTALTAVLFFSCKKEQQSNVANDVNTSKTIATQSINSALIREVTSLPTYSERKSAYVKMLSDYEKYTVWNTRFQDAISSHAFNAEQLGLIKEVVAKVTPVFFTDTLVRNTNGFFFADWKIRAKEHFSLAQLKYLLSDIIIFNKSDFVKLGSEDITIQQAVVKTMNVPASCGCSMQSDWCGTAYGCYGRSCSHDTGCGTLLQYDCNGLCY, from the coding sequence ATGAAATCAAAAATTATCCTAACGGCCTTAACCGCAGTTCTTTTTTTCTCATGTAAAAAAGAACAACAAAGCAATGTTGCGAATGATGTCAACACCTCAAAAACGATTGCCACACAAAGTATCAACTCAGCTCTTATTCGAGAGGTAACAAGTCTTCCAACTTACAGCGAAAGAAAATCTGCTTATGTAAAAATGCTTAGTGATTACGAAAAGTACACTGTCTGGAATACGCGCTTCCAAGATGCTATCTCCTCTCATGCTTTCAATGCGGAACAGCTAGGACTCATTAAAGAAGTGGTTGCAAAAGTCACTCCCGTTTTTTTCACTGATACATTAGTGCGCAATACTAACGGTTTCTTTTTTGCTGATTGGAAAATTCGTGCTAAAGAACATTTTTCGTTGGCTCAATTAAAGTATTTGTTGAGCGATATAATTATCTTTAATAAGAGTGACTTTGTAAAATTGGGTAGCGAAGATATTACAATACAACAGGCTGTTGTTAAAACAATGAATGTGCCAGCAAGTTGCGGTTGCAGTATGCAATCAGATTGGTGCGGTACTGCATATGGCTGCTATGGCAGGTCTTGTAGTCATGACACCGGTTGTGGGACGTTATTGCAATATGATTGCAATGGTCTTTGTTATTAA
- a CDS encoding DUF1543 domain-containing protein: MNNKLFMLMLGCCPPGRHTEQHDIFFSVGTSLKELVPGIIKFWPEANGRIHVDAWREVNYVGGYKIEVVEKGSNEQTGNTDAKLFFINLGGYQRGLFDEPHKKLVTVQPNMSKAIAWAKETEFFKTVHFEGANSHIDDKFGVDVDDIYEIEDILPAWEKQRFTLRITPTEEQAEDEIHLGYFKLANL; this comes from the coding sequence ATGAACAACAAACTATTTATGCTGATGCTTGGCTGCTGCCCGCCGGGACGCCATACAGAACAACACGACATCTTTTTTAGCGTAGGCACCTCGTTAAAAGAACTGGTGCCGGGTATCATTAAGTTTTGGCCCGAAGCCAACGGACGCATCCATGTTGATGCCTGGCGCGAGGTAAATTATGTGGGGGGATATAAAATCGAGGTTGTCGAAAAAGGAAGCAACGAGCAGACAGGTAATACCGATGCTAAACTGTTCTTTATCAACCTTGGCGGTTATCAGCGTGGTTTATTTGACGAGCCGCATAAGAAGCTGGTTACTGTGCAGCCAAACATGAGCAAGGCTATTGCATGGGCTAAAGAGACCGAATTTTTCAAGACCGTACATTTCGAAGGCGCCAACTCGCATATCGATGATAAGTTTGGCGTAGACGTGGATGACATTTACGAAATAGAAGACATTTTGCCGGCTTGGGAAAAGCAACGGTTTACGCTGAGGATAACACCAACAGAAGAGCAAGCAGAAGATGAGATCCATCTTGGCTATTTTAAACTGGCAAATCTTTAG
- a CDS encoding pentapeptide repeat-containing protein, producing the protein METIEIKKQSKRIFAQEANLSGSRFHNAMLNDWDLNDVAMCNLKIVNANLSDLEIEGAQMGGAYIHNVGGPPEGHPAYDPNFKQRPVKFEDCNLNNSTMSDCYLGSFTITNCNLTNAKIEDCNLAGMTINGILVSDLLAAYRNAVK; encoded by the coding sequence ATGGAGACCATCGAAATAAAAAAACAAAGCAAGCGTATCTTCGCGCAAGAGGCTAACCTCTCCGGTTCCAGATTTCACAACGCAATGTTGAACGATTGGGACCTGAATGATGTTGCCATGTGCAATCTAAAGATCGTTAATGCCAACCTTAGCGACCTGGAAATCGAAGGCGCGCAAATGGGCGGCGCGTACATCCACAATGTAGGCGGGCCTCCCGAAGGTCACCCTGCATACGACCCAAACTTTAAACAGCGCCCAGTTAAGTTTGAAGATTGTAATTTAAATAATAGTACAATGTCTGATTGTTACCTCGGATCTTTCACCATTACGAACTGTAACCTCACTAACGCGAAGATCGAAGATTGCAACCTGGCCGGAATGACCATCAACGGCATCCTGGTTTCGGACCTGTTAGCAGCCTATCGTAACGCCGTTAAATAA
- a CDS encoding RNA polymerase sigma factor, producing the protein MQAHPFPVDAQQREEFFLLCYKQTFPAVAAYVAKRGGSFEDAKDIFQDAVVIYYEHFVNNKTEPHNRQAYLMGVAKNLWLRKFNSEKMTTPIEQITDLPVEESEDLSETRVLNFLEKAGKKCLELLRAFYYDKVPHEELAGQFGFSGVRSATVQKYKCLEKVRDTVKQKQLQYADFVE; encoded by the coding sequence ATGCAAGCACATCCCTTTCCTGTCGATGCACAACAACGGGAAGAATTTTTTCTACTGTGTTATAAACAAACCTTCCCTGCCGTTGCCGCGTATGTGGCTAAAAGAGGCGGCAGTTTTGAAGATGCAAAAGATATTTTTCAGGATGCGGTTGTAATTTATTACGAGCACTTTGTGAACAACAAGACAGAGCCGCATAACCGGCAGGCTTACCTGATGGGGGTTGCTAAAAACCTTTGGCTGCGCAAGTTTAACAGTGAAAAGATGACAACGCCGATCGAACAGATTACTGATCTGCCTGTAGAGGAAAGTGAAGATCTGTCTGAGACACGCGTGCTAAATTTCCTTGAAAAAGCCGGTAAGAAATGTTTGGAGCTCCTCCGCGCTTTCTACTATGACAAAGTGCCGCACGAAGAACTTGCCGGGCAATTTGGCTTCTCTGGTGTTAGATCGGCAACTGTGCAGAAATATAAGTGTTTAGAGAAAGTGCGCGACACCGTAAAACAAAAACAATTGCAATATGCGGACTTCGTTGAATAA
- a CDS encoding NRAMP family divalent metal transporter, with the protein MSSAKKFNWSVLTGAVFLMASSAIGPGFLTQTALFTAQLGASFGFVILLSIVLDLVAQLNIWRVICIADKPAQDIANQLVPGLGYALSVLVFLGGMAFNIGNIAGAGLGLNVLLGVGVGQGAIMSAIIAIGIFIYKEAGKAMDTFAKTLGCLKILLALYVAYISSPPLTEAAARSVNPTQFSFAAVLTIVGGTVGGYITFAGAHRLLDAGLTGRQNLPQINKGALSAIGLASVMRILLFLAALGVVSAGNVLDPANPAASIFKLSAGQIGYKLFGLIMWSAGISSVVGSAFTSVSFIKSFSPVILKYNRHIIIAFIIIACAIFLVVGKPVKLLVAAGAVNGLILPLALGTMLVAAYASKIVANYRQPLWLTVLGVIVTLTMAWMSYGAIIQIIKS; encoded by the coding sequence TTGAGCTCTGCGAAGAAATTTAACTGGAGCGTACTCACAGGCGCCGTTTTCCTGATGGCGTCATCGGCGATCGGGCCGGGCTTCTTAACGCAAACCGCGTTGTTCACCGCGCAACTGGGCGCCAGTTTTGGTTTTGTGATCCTGCTGTCAATAGTGCTTGACCTCGTCGCCCAGCTAAATATATGGCGGGTAATATGCATTGCTGATAAACCCGCGCAAGATATCGCCAACCAATTGGTACCCGGCCTTGGTTATGCATTGTCGGTTTTAGTTTTTCTTGGCGGCATGGCGTTTAATATTGGCAACATCGCAGGTGCTGGCTTGGGGTTGAATGTTTTACTCGGTGTAGGTGTTGGCCAGGGTGCGATCATGAGCGCCATAATCGCTATTGGAATTTTCATTTACAAAGAAGCCGGTAAGGCGATGGACACCTTTGCCAAAACCCTCGGCTGCCTAAAGATCTTACTGGCCTTATATGTTGCTTACATAAGCAGCCCGCCCCTGACGGAAGCCGCTGCACGATCGGTCAACCCAACTCAGTTTAGTTTTGCCGCGGTGCTTACCATTGTTGGCGGAACGGTTGGTGGTTATATAACCTTCGCGGGCGCGCACCGCTTGTTAGACGCCGGGCTAACAGGCCGCCAAAACTTGCCGCAAATAAATAAGGGCGCCTTGAGCGCGATAGGATTGGCATCTGTTATGCGCATATTATTGTTTCTTGCAGCGCTTGGCGTGGTAAGTGCCGGCAACGTTTTAGACCCTGCTAACCCGGCTGCGTCGATATTTAAACTATCGGCGGGCCAAATTGGGTATAAACTCTTCGGGCTCATTATGTGGTCTGCAGGTATATCTTCTGTTGTTGGCTCGGCATTTACATCAGTATCATTCATCAAAAGTTTTAGCCCCGTTATACTGAAATATAACCGGCACATTATCATCGCTTTTATAATTATTGCCTGTGCTATATTCTTGGTTGTAGGCAAACCGGTAAAATTGTTGGTAGCGGCAGGTGCCGTTAACGGACTAATATTACCATTGGCGTTGGGAACGATGCTGGTGGCCGCTTACGCTAGTAAAATAGTTGCCAACTATCGCCAACCTCTCTGGCTTACCGTGCTGGGCGTTATCGTGACATTAACGATGGCGTGGATGAGCTATGGCGCTATTATACAAATCATTAAAAGTTAA
- a CDS encoding DUF1573 domain-containing protein gives MRNKLIRLISLAVIIASGCKEKPPKIVFMYQTVNMGVLDSTHKITTKTFRFKNRGGHKLVIKNIASDCSCTVAKFTKDSLSQGQEGEILITVNRDQIIERGNLERRAVVESNTTPILHSLIIKMRVN, from the coding sequence ATGCGCAATAAATTAATCCGTCTTATATCACTGGCCGTGATAATTGCAAGCGGCTGTAAAGAAAAACCCCCGAAAATCGTATTCATGTATCAAACAGTTAATATGGGTGTTCTCGATAGCACGCATAAGATAACAACAAAAACATTCAGGTTTAAAAACCGTGGTGGGCACAAATTGGTTATCAAAAACATAGCCTCTGATTGTTCTTGTACAGTAGCAAAATTTACCAAAGATTCTCTTTCGCAAGGTCAAGAAGGCGAAATTTTAATTACTGTAAACCGTGATCAAATCATAGAAAGAGGCAACCTTGAACGGAGAGCGGTTGTGGAAAGCAATACTACACCTATACTACATTCGCTTATTATAAAAATGCGTGTAAATTAA
- a CDS encoding MFS transporter, producing MQPVKLTRSQIIRQQAKAIFGGSVGNLVEWYDWYAYSVFALYFGAAFFPKANQTAQLLNTAGIFAIGFLMRPIGGWIMGTYADKKGRKAALTLSVLMMSGGSLMITFVPNFNTIGIAAPIILVLARMLQGLSIGGEYGTAATYLSEIAPKHRRGFYSSFQYVTSCLGQIIALTILLALQRIFLTPAQLGEWGWRIPFGLGALLAFSAIYLRRSLPETESFKNETVAESRKGSFAELLKYKKELLLIVGFTIGTTVAFYTFTTYIQKFLVNTAGFTKNESTTITMIALIVFMIAQPLSGLLSDKIGRKRLMVIYGVVSMVTTYPIMTALGRTHDFYTATLLIVAALVILSFCTSISAIIKAELFPANIRSLGVSFPYALSVAIFGGTAESVALNFKVAGHAEWFFWYITACSVVSLIVSAFIPDSDKHTKMEDNHISHITH from the coding sequence ATGCAGCCCGTCAAACTTACCAGGTCACAAATTATAAGGCAACAAGCCAAAGCCATTTTCGGCGGCTCTGTTGGTAACTTGGTGGAGTGGTACGATTGGTATGCCTATTCTGTTTTCGCGTTGTACTTCGGCGCGGCGTTCTTCCCCAAAGCAAATCAGACCGCCCAGTTGCTTAATACAGCCGGCATTTTCGCCATCGGTTTTTTAATGCGCCCTATTGGCGGGTGGATCATGGGCACTTATGCAGATAAAAAAGGCCGCAAAGCGGCCCTAACCTTGTCTGTTTTAATGATGAGCGGCGGCTCGCTAATGATCACCTTTGTGCCCAACTTCAATACCATAGGGATTGCCGCGCCTATCATCCTGGTACTTGCGCGCATGTTGCAAGGTTTAAGCATTGGCGGCGAGTATGGAACGGCGGCAACTTATCTGAGCGAGATAGCCCCCAAACATCGCAGAGGGTTCTACTCCAGCTTTCAGTACGTAACATCATGTTTAGGCCAGATCATCGCGTTAACGATACTACTTGCTTTACAGCGCATATTTTTAACCCCCGCGCAATTGGGCGAATGGGGGTGGCGCATACCTTTTGGCTTAGGCGCGTTGCTGGCTTTCTCTGCCATTTATTTACGCCGCAGTTTACCTGAAACGGAGTCATTTAAAAATGAAACCGTTGCCGAGTCGCGCAAAGGTAGCTTTGCAGAACTGTTGAAATACAAAAAAGAACTGTTATTGATCGTAGGCTTTACCATCGGCACAACAGTGGCGTTTTATACGTTCACAACTTATATACAAAAGTTCCTGGTCAATACGGCAGGCTTCACCAAGAATGAGTCGACCACCATTACCATGATCGCGCTTATTGTGTTCATGATAGCGCAGCCATTATCCGGATTGTTAAGCGATAAGATCGGCCGAAAAAGATTGATGGTGATTTACGGCGTTGTCAGTATGGTTACCACTTATCCTATTATGACAGCGCTTGGCCGCACGCATGATTTTTATACGGCAACCCTGCTCATTGTAGCGGCACTGGTTATCTTAAGTTTTTGCACTTCTATATCTGCCATCATCAAAGCAGAACTGTTTCCGGCCAACATCCGCTCGCTGGGTGTAAGTTTTCCTTATGCCTTATCCGTTGCGATTTTTGGCGGGACTGCCGAGTCTGTTGCCTTAAACTTTAAAGTAGCAGGCCATGCTGAATGGTTCTTCTGGTATATAACGGCCTGTTCTGTAGTATCGTTAATCGTCAGTGCTTTTATTCCTGATAGTGACAAGCATACTAAAATGGAAGATAATCATATAAGCCACATAACCCACTAA
- a CDS encoding proline dehydrogenase family protein, which produces MPVESDPGAMPKSKLSFENTEIAFRHLNNAGLNRAYWLFRAININTLVKVGPPITNFAMKIGLPIKGIIKATIFKQFCGGETIEECTPVIQELAGGRVGTILDYSVEGEDEEAVFDETRDEIIRTIVRATGDNAIPLTVFKVTGVGRFGLLEKLDAGRGLTAEESDEWQKVQARVLAICQKASDAGVPVMIDAEESWIQKTIDHLALEMMRRFNADKCIVYNTYQIYRHDKLQSLKDDFAVAEEEGFMLGAKLVRGAYMEKERKRAAEKGYPSPIQSDKAATDNDYDKALDFCTDHIDKIAFVAGTHNEQSCRVLTELMERKGIAHDNKNVYFSQLLGMSDNLSFNLASADYNIAKYVPYGPVKAVLPYLFRRAQENTAIAGQMSRELSLIVKEKKRRKLS; this is translated from the coding sequence ATGCCAGTTGAAAGTGACCCGGGCGCAATGCCCAAATCTAAATTATCGTTCGAGAACACCGAGATCGCGTTCAGGCATCTGAACAATGCCGGGCTTAACCGTGCTTACTGGCTTTTTAGGGCTATAAATATAAATACGCTGGTAAAAGTCGGTCCGCCCATTACCAATTTTGCTATGAAGATTGGCTTGCCTATAAAGGGAATTATTAAGGCTACCATATTTAAGCAATTTTGCGGCGGAGAAACCATTGAGGAGTGCACACCGGTTATACAAGAGCTGGCCGGCGGGAGAGTAGGGACCATATTAGATTACTCGGTAGAGGGTGAAGACGAAGAAGCTGTTTTTGACGAGACCCGCGACGAGATCATTCGTACCATTGTACGTGCCACAGGCGATAATGCCATCCCGCTTACTGTTTTTAAAGTTACAGGTGTAGGCCGCTTTGGTTTGCTTGAAAAATTGGATGCAGGCCGGGGCCTCACCGCCGAAGAAAGCGACGAGTGGCAAAAGGTACAGGCCAGAGTGCTGGCCATTTGCCAGAAAGCATCAGATGCCGGCGTGCCGGTAATGATAGACGCCGAGGAAAGCTGGATACAAAAAACGATCGACCATTTGGCGCTGGAAATGATGCGCCGTTTTAATGCAGATAAGTGCATCGTTTATAATACTTATCAGATATATCGTCACGATAAATTGCAGTCGCTTAAAGATGATTTTGCAGTTGCCGAAGAAGAAGGCTTTATGCTTGGCGCTAAGCTGGTGCGTGGCGCTTATATGGAAAAGGAGCGTAAACGCGCTGCTGAAAAAGGCTATCCATCACCTATACAGTCTGATAAAGCTGCAACCGATAATGATTACGACAAAGCCCTCGATTTTTGTACAGATCACATCGATAAGATCGCTTTTGTAGCAGGCACCCATAACGAACAAAGCTGCAGGGTACTCACCGAACTAATGGAGCGTAAGGGGATAGCACATGACAATAAAAACGTGTATTTCTCTCAACTTTTGGGCATGAGCGATAATTTAAGCTTTAACCTTGCCAGTGCCGATTACAACATTGCCAAATACGTGCCTTACGGACCGGTTAAAGCAGTGCTGCCATACCTTTTTCGCCGTGCACAGGAGAACACCGCCATTGCCGGGCAAATGAGCCGCGAACTGAGTTTGATAGTCAAAGAAAAGAAGCGCAGAAAGTTGTCGTAA
- the aroB gene encoding 3-dehydroquinate synthase — protein MNNINSIGYEISFQNSLNQLISFIDNSSYTKFFILTDEITTVHCLPALEVRLVGRTYDLIEVSAGEECKNLDFCIGVWKMLIDFNADRKSLLINLGGGVVTDMGGFIASTYKRGIDFVNVPTTLLSQVDASVGGKTGVDLDSIKNIIGTFTQPKAVFIAHEYLSTLPERQILSGLAEMLKHGLIKDQAYWNDLKNSDLSLPSAELVYRSVEIKNEVVIADPHEKGIRKALNFGHTVGHAVETFSLDNDKRSLTHGEAIAIGMVCESWLSCKKSGLSQNELDEIVGVLMRLYPKYNLQLERADEIITLMRKDKKNEGNKINCTLLVSIGNCLIDQICSEDELRESLEFYAGL, from the coding sequence GTGAACAACATAAACAGCATAGGGTACGAGATTTCGTTTCAAAATAGCCTTAACCAGCTAATCAGCTTCATTGACAACAGCAGCTACACAAAATTTTTCATCCTTACAGATGAGATCACTACCGTGCATTGCCTGCCTGCACTTGAAGTCAGATTAGTGGGTCGCACTTATGATCTGATAGAAGTGAGCGCCGGTGAAGAATGTAAAAACCTGGACTTTTGCATTGGCGTGTGGAAAATGCTCATCGATTTTAACGCCGACCGTAAAAGTCTGCTAATTAATCTCGGCGGTGGTGTGGTAACAGATATGGGTGGCTTCATCGCATCTACTTACAAACGCGGTATCGACTTTGTAAATGTGCCGACTACCCTGCTTTCGCAGGTGGACGCCTCAGTGGGCGGCAAAACCGGTGTCGACCTGGATAGCATTAAAAATATCATCGGTACGTTCACTCAACCTAAAGCCGTATTTATTGCACACGAATATTTAAGTACGCTGCCCGAAAGGCAAATACTTTCCGGCCTGGCCGAGATGCTGAAACACGGACTTATTAAAGACCAGGCGTACTGGAACGATTTGAAAAACAGCGATCTGTCGCTGCCATCTGCAGAATTAGTTTACCGGTCAGTCGAGATAAAAAATGAAGTTGTCATTGCTGACCCGCACGAAAAAGGGATCCGCAAGGCATTGAATTTTGGGCACACAGTTGGCCACGCTGTCGAAACGTTTTCATTAGATAATGATAAACGCTCGCTTACCCACGGCGAAGCGATAGCGATTGGTATGGTGTGCGAAAGCTGGCTTTCCTGTAAAAAGAGTGGCCTGAGCCAAAATGAGTTAGACGAGATCGTCGGCGTATTGATGCGCCTGTATCCTAAATACAATTTGCAACTCGAACGGGCAGACGAAATCATAACCCTGATGCGTAAGGACAAAAAGAATGAAGGCAATAAAATTAATTGTACTTTATTAGTGTCCATCGGCAATTGCCTGATAGACCAGATCTGCAGCGAAGATGAGTTGCGCGAAAGTTTGGAATTTTATGCAGGGCTTTGA
- a CDS encoding VOC family protein has protein sequence MNHISIVSIPVSDQQRAKEFYLKFGFELIIEAPLGPDQKWVQMALPGAPHTTIALVTWFPEMPVGSLRGFVIHCNDLDAELATLQSKGIKAEPIDQTPWGRFAAVIDPDGNRLSLHQE, from the coding sequence ATGAACCACATTAGCATTGTTTCAATCCCGGTAAGCGACCAACAGCGCGCTAAAGAATTTTATCTGAAATTTGGTTTTGAACTGATCATTGAGGCGCCTTTGGGCCCTGATCAAAAATGGGTACAAATGGCTTTGCCCGGCGCGCCGCATACGACAATAGCGCTGGTAACCTGGTTCCCCGAAATGCCCGTAGGCAGCCTCCGTGGATTTGTTATCCACTGCAACGATCTTGATGCCGAGCTTGCCACCCTTCAAAGCAAAGGCATAAAAGCAGAGCCGATAGACCAGACGCCATGGGGCAGATTTGCCGCCGTTATAGATCCAGATGGTAACCGCTTAAGCCTGCACCAGGAATAG